GGGATGCCCTCGAAGAAGCCCTGGAGGCGGGTCAGGAATGCGTCGACTTCGCCGGCTTCCAGCTCTTCAGAAAATTTCCCGATATGGAATCCGCCGCGTCCTTTTTCGGCGCCGGTGTAGCTGGGCAACAGGAAATTCAGGAACCCGTTTTTGACCTCGGCATTTGGGTAGCCCAGTGTGTAGCGGCGGTATCGGGGATCGTACTTCTGGATGGTCAGGTAACCGCTCTGGTAGATCACCGGAATGGGCCTGTCCGCATCCTGGCGGTAGTTGGCGAAGTCTTCCGCCATGATCTCGATCTGGTCGACCTCGCGCAGGTCCATGTCGGTTTTCTTGAGGAGCTCGACAAGGAAGGTGGGGGTTCCCGTCTGGAACCAATAATCGCGAAACTCCTTGGCGTCCAACAAATTGAGCGTACTGAAGGGATTGTACACACCAGGACCATCCGGATGGAATCTGTACCCGTTGTACATCCGCCGCACTTCCGCCAAGCACTCCTCGGACGTCATTTTTTGACGCTCCGCCAACGCCACCAATTCCGGCTGGAAAGTGTCCAAAAGTTCCGGTTCGGTGATTCCGCAAAGCGCCGCATACTGCGGATGCAAGGAAAGATCCTTGAGCTGGTTCAGGTCGCTGAACACGCTCACCTGCCCGAATTTGGTGACTCCGGTGAGCAGCACGAACCGCAGGTGCGCATCAGCACTTTTGAGAACGCCGTAGAAAGCCTTGAGAATCTTCTTGTATTCTTCGTGAAGCTCGACTTGGCCGATTGTTTGCAGCAAAGGCTTGTCGTATTCATCCACCAAAACGACCACTCGCTTGCCAGTGAGATCATGGGCCCGACCGATCACACTTAGAAAACGTTCCGCGGCGGACCGATCCGTTGGTCCACCTGGATAGCGATGCTCCCAGCCTTCCAGATGCCGGTTCAGGATCGCCCGCAGCGCTTCGGGACTATCGTATTTCTCGGCGTTCAGATCCAGCCGCAGCACCGGATACTCAATCCAATCCTGCTCCAGCTGTTCGATGGCCAGCCCCTGGAACAGTTTCTTCCGTCCCTCGAAGTAAGCTCCCAACGTGGAAAGCAGGAGACTCTTGCCAAACCGACGGGGTCGGGACAGGAAGTACACCTTTCCGTCGGTAGCCAACTTGTGGACATAGGCGGTCTTATCCACATACAGGTACCCGTCCTCCAGAAGGGAGGGGAAGTCCTGGATCCCGATGGGTAGCTTTCGGATGGCCATCAATCCTCAAAAGTACTTCCGACGGGCGCTCTGGGCCCCAAGCTACCACGTATACCCCAGCCCCACCGAATAGAGGAGGTGCCCCGCTTGTTGGCGATCTCCCCAGACCCAGCTCCAGCCACCAAGGGCATCGCTGGTGAAGCCGTTTCGCGCGATCCATTTGTATCCCGCGATCGGGGCCGCCTGATACAGCCACTCCTGTTGAGTGGACCGCACCGAGCCAGCGAGAGCTCCCACCTGGAATCCCGAAAACGGCCGCAGGAAGTAATAGCGCATTTGCACGGCCCCTTCCAGCGGGGTGCCCTTGGAAAACGGGCGTCCGTCGGTACCGACGCTCGCGGCCAGGCCAAGCCAGCCAGGAAGCGAAACCTCCGCCTGCAAGGCCATGACTCCCTGCGAAATTTCGATGGGAAGCCAAGTCGCGGAAAGCCACGGATCCTGGGAAGGATCCTGATCGGGGCCTGGGCTGGCGAGGGCGGCGGAGGCGAGGAAAAGGGAGAGGATCGAAGGGGGCATGGCTGGAGGGAATCATACGATTTTGCAATCGCAAAGGCGAGTGAGCGATCCATCACCTCACATCGAGGATGGTTCCTGAATCGCTTGTTTCAGCGGGAGAAAGGCTGCCATTGAAAAGGCTGCCCCGGGAGAAGACGCGATCCACCCTCATCAATTTGTTCGCCGGAGAACCAAGCAACACGCCACTCCTGGAGCCAGTCGCGGAATCTTTTTGCTGGAATCCTCGCGCAACGACTCCGACAAGGCTCACCGCACGCGAGTTCCGAACTTCGATCGATCGGTTGTTGGCCTTGTTCGGAAAATGTCGGGAGCTTGGGCCCGGCGTGAAGAAGTTCCCCTGGAAGGTGATCGAGAGTGATTTTTTCGGCTTGACCTCTGAACTTGGAGCGAACAGGACATGGGCACAACCCTGCTCATCCAAACAGTTCGATTCGAAAAAATTGTCCTCGATGGTGGCCTGGACGGCGTCCTCGACCTTCAGGGCGTTTCGGCGACAAGATTGGATGATGTTGTTGGAGATGGTCAACGCGATCACTTCCGTCCCCGATCGATCATCGATCAGGATGCCTTCCTTGCCCGCGTCATCGATCCGATTTCCCTGGATGGTCGATGCCGTGGGGCTGGACCAGCGCAGATTGTTGGTCACCGCATCATGAATGAAGTTGTCGCTGATTTCGAACCCATACGACCCATCCCCTTCGACGTTGATCCCGAAGTTCAAAATCTGACAATCCTGGATGCGCGAGCCTCGGATGCATCCCGCGAACTTCACTCCGACGGACCCCGCCATTTTGCCTCCGACCACCGCCAGATGTTCGACTGCCACATTCGAAAATTCGGTTTGGGCCACCTCGGCACCGCTTGGCGAAAGCGGCGGAGCGCCCATGATCAACGCAGGACCGCCAGCCCCATCCCATTTGATGATCGACGCGCTTTTCGAAGCGCCGAACAGCCGCACCCCTTCCCGGACGACGATCGAGCGACGGATGGGATAGGTTCCCGCGGGAACGAAAACCGAGCCGGAGACCATCGACACCTTGTTCGGGATCACAACCGAGGTTCGCTTGGCCGCATACGAGATGGCACGTTCGAAGGCCGCGTCGTAGGTCGATTCCCCGGAATAGAAATCCGCCACGTTGACGTTTTTTGACAAAACCTTCGGATCCGGGAACCGCTTCGCGTTCGCGGAATCGGCCACGGGAGCGGGGGCCTTTTCCGCCATCTCCGCTCGAACCGGACCGCAAGCGAACATCGACCACAGGACCAGGAAGCACGCGGAGGGTTTCATTGGATGGAAAGGATACGATTTTCAGGGGCCGGATCGACGGACATGGATCACATCGCCGATTGCAGACGCAGACGGAGAGTCAAGGCATTCCCTTCCCAAGAGGCCATCGTGTGCAAAGCCACCCATCCGATCTTCTTCCATGCTTCCATTTCGGGGATCCATTCCGGTGTGTCGACACCCGCGAGAAAACTCTTGCCGCGACGGCTTCTCGCTCCGACCGTGTCCGTTACCGAAGAGCCTTCGTCGCCGCCCTTCCAGAACGCCCGTCCGCCGAGACTGACCCCCTGGCGTAGCCCTCGCCATTCCCCCTGGGCCCGGATCGACTGGCTGTTGGGTCCATCCTGGTTGCCGATGGGGCGCCCCATGTGGAGAGCTTGGGCGGAACCCGGCTGGAAGTGGGTGTATATCCATGGCTCGACGCGCGTCCATTCCAACGAGGCCGCCGTCCAGGTGTTCTTTCCAGCAGAAGGCGCCGACCAAACCACGCCGAGGTTGCTCGCCCAACGATTGCCCCAGTAGCGATCCGAAAACAGGCTCGTCGGCTCCTGCATGTCGTCGATCAAAAATTCCGCGTGGAACAGACATTGCCAGCGCCGCCAAGCCAGATCGAACGCGATGCTCCCGTTGTTCTCCCTCTCCACGGTGCCGCCTTTCTCGATGAACAGCGGCACGAAGGGCACGAGGCTCGCGATCGATTCCTGATTGTGGAGGATCAGGATCTCTGAGATTCCCACGGAAAAATCCGCGACAGGCCTCCACTCGTAGCGGTGGGCGTAGAGCGATCGCGTATCGTGCGTCAGGCGGTACTGGCCCTCGCCGTCGATCGAAAGCGATCCCCACATGGACTCGATGCTGACCGATCCGAACTGCCCCTGCCAATACATGTGTGGAAACGCAATCCCTTTCCCGTTCAAGGCGAGGTTTCCCCGTACACCAGGCCCCCAATGCGGCGCATCCTTCCGGAACCCCAGAGCGCCGATGGGTGAGCTCCATTCCACCGCACTTCGGTAGCGCGCCCAGGAAGTGAACGTCGCATTGGAAAGGTCCCCCTCCTCGCTGCGATCGATGGCCTCCCCATCCCAGGAAGCGACCTGGAGATCCGTATGGTCTTCCACGAAAATCCGGGCGTCTGTGGAAAACCACAGACTTCCCAACCGACCGCTTGCGCGAACGCCGCCTTCGGAAGCGACCACTCGGTCCGTATCTCCCGCAAGCCTTGCTTCCAGTGCCGCCACTGGTTCGATCCATAACGGAATTTGTCCAGACCCCAGATTCCAACCGGAAGGCGCCCGCGTCGAGTCCTCGCGCACCAATCCGAACGCAAGAGGACTGCCTCCTCCCGCTTGGGCGGCTCGAAGCCCCAGGACGCTTTGCGCTCCGGGATTCAGGAGGGTACGATGGCGCTCCAGCTCGACCGGGGTCGGCAACGACCAAGCACGCCCGATGAGCGCGCCGACGAGCACCAGCGGAAGGGAAATTCTCGAGATCAGGCCGCTGCCGCCCGATTGTCCCGCTGGTGATCGAATTCGGGAACGATCCGGGTCAGATCCTCCAGTGGATCGCAGGATGCGAGAAGCGTATCGATGCTTTTTCGCAGAGAATCGATCGGCATCTTCGTGGGACGAGTGACCATGATCGATTTGTATTCGGTCTTCAGATCCGCGTCGCTGATCAGGAGTTCCTCGTACAGCTTCTCTCCAGGGCGCAATCCCGTGAACACCACATTGAGATCCGGCCTTCCCGACAAGTTCAGCATCCTCTGCGCGAGATCCGCGATCCGGACCGGCTCCCCCATGTCGAGGATGAACACTTCCCCACCGTGGCCGATAGCTCCCGCCTGCAGCACGAGCGAACAGGCTTCCGGGATCAGCATGAAGTAGCGGGTGATGTCGGGATGGGTCACCGGCAGATCCCGCCCCTCTTCGATGAGCTTCTTGAACTTGGGGATCACGGATCCGGAGGAGCCCAATACGTTTCCGAACCGAACCGCCACGATGTCCGTGCCTTGTCCGTTGGAGTTCTGGGCGTACAGTTCGCACACGCGCTTGGTCGCTCCCATCACGTTCGTGGGGCGCACGGCCTTGTCCGTGGAGATCAATACGAACTTTTTCGCCTTGAACTTCACGGCCAGGTCGATGGTGTTGCGCGTACCGGCGACGTTGTTGCGGATCCCCGTCATCGGATTCTGCTCGACCAGAGGCACATGCTTGTAGGCGGCGGCATGGATGACAATTTCCGGCTTGTAGGTTTCGAACACCCGCTCGAGCGATGCCTTGTCGGTGACCGAAACCATCAGCGGGACCGCGTTGGGAAGCTCCTCGGCGATCTGGTAGAGGTTGAATTCGGAGTGGTCCAACAGCAACAATTCGCGTACCCCGAACGCCTCGCACTGGCGGGCGATTTCCGAGCCGATCGAGCCCCCTGCGCCGGTGATCAGCACCGAACGCCCCTTGAGGAAGGCGGAGATCTTGGCCTTGTCGAGATCCTTGGGCTTGCGGGCCAGAAGATCCTCCACGGTCACGTTCTTCAGCTGGTTGATGAAGGATCGATCCCACAACGCATTGTCCGCGGCAGGCAGGATCTTGCAATCCTTGAAGTAGGACCGCAACCGCTTCCAACGTCGATCGATCCGCTCCGGCGAGGCATCTTCCATCGCGAACACCAGGGTATCCAGGTTCTGCGTGCGTCGGATCTTGATGATGGTCTGCTTGAGCGAATAGATGGGGATCCCGTCGATCACCATCTTGTGCTCGTGGCTGGAATCATCGATGAAGCAAAGGACGCTGTAGCCGCTTTGCTGCATCTCCTGCGCGAGGCGTGCTCCCCGATTGCTCGAACCATAGATGACGACGGTTTTGTGATGGCGAATCCCGTAGCGATAGAAATATCGGTACCCGAAGATGGCTGCGTTGTAGAGGTACTGGAAGACCAGCCACTCGACCACAGCGAACGAGACGGACACCCATCCCAACCACCGGACGACAGGCAGATAGATCGCCATGGAAACCAAACCGAGACCAAGCTCCAAGATCCCCGTACGGGAGGAAGCTCGCGTCCAGGACAACCGGAATTCGCCGAAAAACACCATCGAGGCGGCGATCCGAACACCAACGATCACCACCAAAGCCTGCCAGGGAGGGTCCTGCAGGTGCCCCAGCAATTTGCAAGCGAAGAGAAAGGACACCGTTCCGAAGAGAATCTTCGCAACGACTCCCAGCAACCGCTTGTCCAATTGGGCCCATCCCCGAGGATACAGCGATTGGATCGAACCGTCGGGAGCTTCTTCGAGCGAATCCGTCTTGCGGGACGTATTTGAGGATTCAACGGTCACGTGCGAC
This DNA window, taken from Fibrobacterota bacterium, encodes the following:
- a CDS encoding right-handed parallel beta-helix repeat-containing protein, whose product is MKPSACFLVLWSMFACGPVRAEMAEKAPAPVADSANAKRFPDPKVLSKNVNVADFYSGESTYDAAFERAISYAAKRTSVVIPNKVSMVSGSVFVPAGTYPIRRSIVVREGVRLFGASKSASIIKWDGAGGPALIMGAPPLSPSGAEVAQTEFSNVAVEHLAVVGGKMAGSVGVKFAGCIRGSRIQDCQILNFGINVEGDGSYGFEISDNFIHDAVTNNLRWSSPTASTIQGNRIDDAGKEGILIDDRSGTEVIALTISNNIIQSCRRNALKVEDAVQATIEDNFFESNCLDEQGCAHVLFAPSSEVKPKKSLSITFQGNFFTPGPSSRHFPNKANNRSIEVRNSRAVSLVGVVARGFQQKDSATGSRSGVLLGSPANKLMRVDRVFSRGSLFNGSLSPAETSDSGTILDVR
- a CDS encoding polysaccharide biosynthesis protein — protein: MYPRGWAQLDKRLLGVVAKILFGTVSFLFACKLLGHLQDPPWQALVVIVGVRIAASMVFFGEFRLSWTRASSRTGILELGLGLVSMAIYLPVVRWLGWVSVSFAVVEWLVFQYLYNAAIFGYRYFYRYGIRHHKTVVIYGSSNRGARLAQEMQQSGYSVLCFIDDSSHEHKMVIDGIPIYSLKQTIIKIRRTQNLDTLVFAMEDASPERIDRRWKRLRSYFKDCKILPAADNALWDRSFINQLKNVTVEDLLARKPKDLDKAKISAFLKGRSVLITGAGGSIGSEIARQCEAFGVRELLLLDHSEFNLYQIAEELPNAVPLMVSVTDKASLERVFETYKPEIVIHAAAYKHVPLVEQNPMTGIRNNVAGTRNTIDLAVKFKAKKFVLISTDKAVRPTNVMGATKRVCELYAQNSNGQGTDIVAVRFGNVLGSSGSVIPKFKKLIEEGRDLPVTHPDITRYFMLIPEACSLVLQAGAIGHGGEVFILDMGEPVRIADLAQRMLNLSGRPDLNVVFTGLRPGEKLYEELLISDADLKTEYKSIMVTRPTKMPIDSLRKSIDTLLASCDPLEDLTRIVPEFDHQRDNRAAAA